One genomic segment of Aliarcobacter cibarius includes these proteins:
- a CDS encoding HU family DNA-binding protein: MNKNEFIDAVAAKSGLTKKDSKTALDAVLDTITEALEKRDSVAFVGFGTFTTASREARTAKVPGTDRTVNVPATIVAKFKVGKALKEAIANSN, encoded by the coding sequence ATGAATAAAAATGAATTTATTGATGCAGTTGCTGCAAAATCTGGATTAACAAAAAAAGATTCTAAAACTGCACTAGATGCTGTGTTAGATACTATTACAGAAGCATTAGAGAAGAGAGATTCTGTTGCTTTTGTAGGTTTTGGGACATTCACAACTGCTTCAAGAGAAGCTAGAACTGCAAAGGTTCCGGGAACTGATAGAACTGTTAATGTACCAGCTACAATTGTTGCAAAATTTAAAGTTGGAAAAGCTTTAAAAGAGGCTATTGCTAACTCTAATTAA
- a CDS encoding coiled-coil domain-containing protein, which yields MAISSIHIENSQISALLHNLRILIPDYLININGKKINESRKYIKFKYVFTNKKNGEEIKTVFENVFINDLIKFAIEDYQKYNKQGKKLPSNAKLLKEAILNINENHNIDDLEKVKLELEKEFGYTITDINLHKDEGYIYTEEKNFVMGRDAYKNKEETSFIAELDFEENKFYEWFLDKNNDWVKGDEIVNYKMHYNYHAHFMIINYDFTKHRTIRNQLKDMSRMQSIVADTLKMTRGKCSSTVEAKRLGVEVEVSRKRLSIKDWKIQKRKERELEKKIETLEKEVEKYNSKDKENEITIQTLYEKIRELIKLVYHETELNEVTKKPLKNKEIVENQLKIINDKDKNIETLLFDNNLKDEIIIKLKTENKNLILSTQKDSLEKKISSIQNISSDYDELKKENLMLKKENQSLKENTKNILEVSNTKIKSLFRFKVFHNLVLKDRFEYLIENDEDWEYRCKDNRGVNKGLQICYDENINNELLKEEDFNNQESEENQESILNSLEDLKMNLEEKTIPIKEQEEAKELFQDNDNLLQI from the coding sequence ATGGCTATATCATCAATACATATTGAAAATTCTCAAATATCTGCTTTGTTACATAATCTAAGAATATTAATTCCTGATTATTTAATAAATATAAATGGTAAAAAAATTAATGAATCAAGAAAATATATTAAATTTAAATATGTATTTACTAATAAAAAAAATGGAGAAGAAATAAAAACAGTATTTGAGAATGTCTTTATAAATGATTTAATCAAATTTGCTATTGAAGATTATCAAAAATATAATAAACAAGGAAAAAAATTACCAAGTAATGCGAAACTTTTAAAAGAAGCTATTTTAAATATAAATGAGAATCATAATATAGATGACCTAGAAAAAGTAAAATTAGAATTAGAAAAAGAATTTGGATATACAATCACAGACATAAATCTTCATAAAGATGAAGGCTATATTTATACAGAAGAAAAAAACTTTGTGATGGGAAGAGATGCTTATAAAAACAAAGAGGAAACTTCATTTATTGCTGAATTAGATTTTGAGGAAAATAAGTTCTATGAGTGGTTTTTAGATAAAAATAATGATTGGGTTAAAGGTGACGAAATAGTAAATTACAAAATGCATTATAACTACCATGCTCATTTCATGATTATAAACTATGATTTTACAAAGCATAGAACAATAAGAAATCAATTAAAAGATATGTCTAGAATGCAAAGCATTGTAGCCGATACTTTAAAAATGACTCGTGGAAAATGTAGTAGTACGGTTGAAGCAAAAAGACTAGGAGTTGAAGTAGAAGTAAGTAGAAAAAGGTTAAGCATTAAAGACTGGAAAATACAAAAAAGAAAAGAGCGAGAATTAGAAAAGAAAATTGAAACACTTGAAAAAGAGGTTGAGAAATATAATTCTAAAGATAAAGAAAACGAAATAACTATCCAAACATTATATGAAAAAATTAGAGAATTAATAAAATTAGTTTATCATGAAACTGAATTAAATGAAGTAACAAAAAAACCTTTAAAAAACAAAGAAATAGTAGAAAACCAATTAAAGATCATAAATGACAAAGACAAAAATATAGAAACTTTACTGTTTGATAACAACCTTAAAGATGAAATTATAATAAAACTAAAAACGGAGAATAAAAATCTAATTTTAAGTACACAAAAAGATAGCCTAGAAAAGAAAATTAGTTCTATACAAAATATAAGCAGCGATTATGATGAATTAAAAAAAGAAAATCTAATGCTTAAAAAAGAAAATCAATCATTAAAAGAAAATACAAAAAATATTTTAGAAGTATCAAATACAAAAATAAAAAGTTTATTTAGATTCAAAGTATTTCATAATCTCGTACTTAAAGATAGATTTGAATATTTAATTGAAAATGATGAAGATTGGGAGTATAGATGCAAAGATAATAGAGGTGTAAACAAAGGATTACAAATATGTTATGATGAAAATATAAATAATGAACTTTTAAAAGAAGAAGATTTTAATAATCAAGAAAGTGAAGAAAATCAAGAAAGTATTTTAAATAGCTTAGAAGATTTAAAGATGAATTTAGAAGAAAAAACTATACCCATAAAAGAACAAGAAGAAGCTAAAGAGTTATTTCAAGATAATGATAATTTATTGCAAATATAA
- a CDS encoding gamma-glutamylcyclotransferase family protein yields MKYYLFVYGSMKKDFINHNRLINEKFIGNAISKNKYNMYPDSLYLFPYAIENEKIHHLKGELYILENSNIKDIDLFEGVPDFYYRKLIPVICNEVEINAYIYFRAFNNPNSFENQLQIDYWKKDFENFGVKLGEIFNIIKR; encoded by the coding sequence ATGAAATATTATTTATTTGTCTATGGCTCAATGAAAAAAGATTTTATTAATCATAATAGATTAATAAATGAAAAATTTATAGGAAATGCTATTTCTAAAAATAAATATAATATGTATCCAGATAGTTTGTACCTATTTCCTTATGCAATTGAAAATGAAAAGATACATCACCTAAAAGGAGAATTATATATTCTTGAAAATAGTAATATAAAAGATATTGATCTATTTGAAGGTGTTCCAGATTTTTACTATAGAAAATTAATTCCTGTAATTTGTAATGAGGTAGAAATAAACGCATATATTTATTTTAGAGCTTTTAATAATCCAAATAGTTTTGAAAATCAATTGCAAATAGATTATTGGAAAAAAGATTTTGAGAATTTTGGAGTGAAACTAGGGGAGATATTTAATATAATTAAAAGATAA
- a CDS encoding DUF2130 domain-containing protein, which produces MSTESSIKCPNYGELIDVNEILYHQLENEFKQKNLNEKKKFEEEIALKRIEYKQALDMLKQKEEDIKEQKEKFDEELKKATKELLKQEKQKLQEELKKEILEEQSESIALLKKELDEKSNQVKELNTAKAQIEQLKRDKEEMESAIMAKAQFALNEQLKIEKEKIQKTVDDQNELKLKQKEEQLEQLKKQLQDTQRKLEQGSQQLQGEVQELAIEEYLQNKYPFDSIEEIKKGVRGGDCIQTVHTREIQNCGKIYYESKRTKDFQRTWIEKFKADMREKGADIGVLVTEVLPKELERMGLIDGVWICTYEEFKGLSSVLRESIIKINQAKKSEENKTDKMSLLYGYLTSTEFKMQIEAIVEGFTQMQSDLDSEKRSMQRIWKQREKQIEKVLDNTIGMYGSIKGIAGNSIGNVKALELPYNLLEDENEL; this is translated from the coding sequence ATGTCAACAGAATCAAGTATAAAATGTCCAAATTATGGTGAGTTAATAGATGTTAATGAGATACTTTATCATCAATTAGAAAATGAGTTTAAACAAAAAAATTTAAATGAAAAGAAAAAGTTTGAAGAAGAGATAGCTTTAAAACGAATTGAGTATAAACAAGCACTTGATATGCTTAAACAAAAAGAAGAAGATATCAAAGAACAAAAAGAGAAGTTTGATGAAGAACTAAAAAAAGCTACAAAAGAACTTCTTAAACAAGAAAAACAAAAACTTCAAGAAGAACTAAAAAAAGAGATACTAGAAGAACAAAGTGAATCTATAGCACTACTTAAAAAAGAGCTAGATGAAAAATCTAATCAAGTAAAAGAATTAAACACTGCAAAAGCTCAAATAGAACAACTTAAACGTGATAAAGAAGAGATGGAGTCAGCTATCATGGCAAAAGCTCAATTTGCTCTTAATGAACAACTAAAAATAGAAAAAGAGAAAATACAAAAAACTGTTGATGATCAAAATGAATTAAAATTAAAACAAAAAGAAGAACAATTAGAACAACTTAAAAAACAACTCCAAGATACCCAAAGAAAACTAGAGCAGGGCTCACAACAACTTCAAGGAGAAGTACAAGAACTTGCTATTGAAGAGTATCTACAAAATAAATATCCTTTTGATTCTATAGAAGAAATCAAAAAAGGTGTAAGAGGTGGGGATTGTATTCAAACAGTTCATACTAGAGAAATACAAAACTGTGGAAAAATATATTATGAGAGTAAAAGGACTAAAGATTTTCAACGAACATGGATAGAAAAGTTTAAAGCTGATATGAGAGAAAAAGGAGCTGATATAGGTGTACTTGTAACAGAAGTGTTACCAAAAGAACTAGAACGTATGGGACTTATTGATGGAGTGTGGATATGTACATATGAAGAGTTTAAAGGTTTATCGTCAGTTCTTAGAGAAAGTATTATTAAAATTAATCAAGCAAAAAAATCAGAAGAAAATAAAACTGATAAGATGAGTTTATTGTATGGTTATTTAACAAGTACAGAATTTAAAATGCAAATAGAAGCTATAGTAGAAGGTTTTACTCAAATGCAAAGTGACCTTGATAGTGAAAAAAGATCCATGCAAAGAATCTGGAAACAAAGAGAAAAACAAATAGAAAAGGTACTTGATAATACTATAGGAATGTATGGTTCTATAAAAGGCATAGCGGGAAATAGTATTGGTAATGTTAAGGCTTTAGAATTGCCTTATAATTTGTTAGAAGATGAGAATGAATTATGA
- a CDS encoding recombinase family protein — protein MYVGYIRVSTDDQNLFLQKDALLKYGVDERNIFSDKTSGSKDKRVGLDKALEFLKEGDTLVVWKLDRLGRSLAHLISVITDLKNKNISFVSITEGMDTTTASGELFFHIFGALAQFERSLIQERVKAGLEAAKDRGIRGGRPRAIDTEKMIAIKKALNEGMSKAAICRTFGVKRSTLIDSLNRENV, from the coding sequence ATGTATGTAGGTTATATTAGAGTTTCAACTGATGATCAGAATCTTTTTTTACAAAAAGATGCACTTTTAAAATATGGAGTAGATGAAAGAAATATATTTTCTGATAAAACATCTGGTTCAAAAGATAAAAGAGTTGGTTTAGATAAAGCATTAGAATTTTTAAAAGAAGGTGATACTTTAGTTGTATGGAAACTAGATCGTCTTGGAAGAAGTTTAGCTCATCTTATATCTGTTATTACAGATTTAAAAAATAAAAATATTTCTTTTGTATCTATTACTGAAGGTATGGATACAACAACAGCTTCAGGAGAATTATTCTTTCATATATTTGGAGCTTTAGCTCAATTTGAAAGAAGTTTAATTCAAGAAAGAGTTAAAGCTGGATTAGAAGCTGCTAAAGATAGAGGTATTAGAGGTGGACGTCCTAGAGCTATTGATACTGAAAAAATGATAGCTATTAAAAAAGCTCTAAATGAGGGAATGAGTAAAGCTGCAATTTGTAGAACATTTGGAGTTAAAAGAAGTACACTGATTGATAGTTTAAATAGAGAGAATGTTTAA